A genomic window from Fusarium verticillioides 7600 chromosome 5, whole genome shotgun sequence includes:
- a CDS encoding DNA polymerase epsilon subunit 2 produces the protein MDKTPAPIFRKQRGAVPPSSAIPSSSPAFGTPIHPLKPFAVNAPKAAILPIILPPPTLRPLAFRTFTKKHSLTLTSSALQELASFIGRHCGSGWREEGLAERVLEEVARSWKNRNGGVIVEGSSKELQEILKTLEGNMSGGRITGPARGLPRGDSMLDLKDNETLNTRLGLRPAEIRREDSNTSFGMSGLGVDEEQDESETNDPRAWLKVINAYDQPRFIYNVGKKHFEKDTATPSLLPPASHKTTVFRNRYNVIHQRLLRNETFQSSAVSSSRRQSLSRSLSNQHSLKLTPVANLLGRHGSSHMLLGLLVLLPTGDLAISDLTGTIALDLSQAVAIPDDSAWFCPGMIVLVDGVYEEEDESVGTGLSGSSGVGGTLGGRFQGFFIGQPPCERRQATLGISGPDGGQEQTIGGGFGWIDFLGVGSERAVGTKMRRLERRLLRSGAEDDSAPSRGRVVVIGELNLDQPRTLQALRKILSGYASEPEGSTPLTFVLMGNFTQYAVLARGGSGGSIEYKEYFDALASTLGDFPTLLQSSTFVFVPGDNDAWVSSFTAGASVPLPRKQVPDMFTSRIRRAFATANAEAGGKSNGTAVWTSNPSRISLFGPNHELVFFRDDVSARLRRASVRLKPKTKDASGEQAPGSSAAPPEDVQPMDIDSAHHDDPTAAATASPVTPLIPHDVHAAQKLVKTILDQGYLAPFRQSIRPVHWDYSSALHLYPLPTAMVLLDTTAPPFCVTYEGCHVMNPGSVLVAGRKGIARWVEYDVGRLGRLRECTV, from the exons ATGGATAAAACACCAGCTCCTATATTCCGAAAACAACGAGGGGCGGTCCCTCCGTCGTCTGCGATACCGTCTTCATCTCCCGCCTTCGGTACCCCAATCCATCCACTGAAGCCATTCGCCGTCAATGCCCCCAAGGCTGCAATATTACCGATCATACTCCCTCCTCCGACACTTCGACCGCTCGCTTTCCGTACATTTACGAAAAAACAttctttgaccttgacatcctctGCACTTCAAGAACTAGCTTCCTTCATTGGAAGGCATTGTGGTTCAGGATGGCGTGAAGAAGGTTTGGCCGAACGGGTTCTGGAAGAGGTTGCCAGAAGCTGGAAAAACCGCAATGGGGGCGTCATTGTCGAGGGCTCGAGTAAAGAGCTCCAGGAAATCCTCAAAACCCTTGAGGGTAACATGAGTGGCGGCAGAATCACTGGCCCAGCAAGAGGACTGCCACGTGGGGATAGTAtgcttgatctcaaagacaacGAGACCTTGAACACACGGTTAGGACTAAGGCCGGCAGAAATCAGGAGAGAGGATAGCAACACAAGCTTTGGCATGTCGGGACTTGGTGTGGACGAGGAGCAAGACGAAAGCGAGACGAACGATCCTCGGGCATGGCTCAAAGTCATAAACGCATATGACCAACCCAGATTCATATACAACGTTGGCAAAAAGCACTTTGAAAA GGATACTGCAACGCCTTCATTACTACCACCGGCATCACACAAAACGACGGTTTTCCGAAATCGATACAATGTAATTCACCAGCGTCTTCTCCGAAACGAAACCTTCCAGTCCTCCGCAGTCTCCTCCTCTCGAAGACAAAGCCTCAGTCGTTCCCTATCCAACCAGCATTCACTTAAACTCACCCCAGTCGCGAACCTCCTTGGTCGCCATGGCAGCAGCCATATGCTACTAGGGCTCCTGGTTCTCCTTCCTACCGGcgatcttgccatcagcgaCCTGACTGGTACTATTGCTTTGGACTTATCCCAGGCGGTAGCTATCCCGGATGATTCAGCATGGTTTTGTCCCGGCATGATCGTGCTGGTTGACGGTGtctatgaagaagaagacgaatcCGTGGGCACGGGTCTGAGCGGCAGTAGCGGCGTTGGAGGTACACTGGGCGGCCGTTTCCAAGGCTTCTTTATAGGTCAGCCCCCATGTGAACGTCGTCAAGCGACTCTGGGCATCAGCGGACCCGACGGGGGTCAGGAACAGACCATAGGaggaggctttggctggATCGATTTCCTGGGTGTAGGCAGCGAGCGTGCCGTGGGTACCAAGATGCGCAGGCTCGAAAGGCGCCTTCTACGCAGCGGAGCAGAGGATGATAGTGCACCATCACGTGGGCGTGTCGTTGTTATTGGCGAGCTGAACCTCGATCAACCACGAACTCTCCAAGCATTACGCAAGATCCTCTCAGGATATGCCTCAGAACCTGAAGGTTCAACGCCTCTAACATTCGTGCTGATGGGTAACTTCACTCAGTACGCTGTTTTGGCACGGGGAGGCAGTGGCGGAAGTATCGAATACAAAGAATACTTTGATGCCCTGGCTTCAACCCTGGGAGACTTTCCAACCCTGCTCCAATCGTCCACCTTCGTCTTTGTTCCCGGAGACAATGACGCCTGGGTCTCGTCCTTTACAGCTGGCGCATCTGTTCCTTTGCCTCGGAAGCAAGTGCCAGACATGTTCACGTCGAGAATACGTCGAGCCTTTGCGACAGCCAATGCGGAGGCGGGAGGGAAGTCAAATGGCACTGCCGTATGGACCTCGAACCCGAGCCGAATCAGTTTATTCGGCCCCAACCACGAACTTGTCTTCTTTAGAGATGATGTATCTGCTCGTTTGCGTCGAGCCTCTGTCCGTTTAAaacccaagaccaaggatgcCAGTGGAGAACAGGCCCCAGGTTCAAGCGCTGCCCCTCCCGAAGATGTTCAGCCGATGGATATCGATTCTgctcatcatgatgatcctACCGCTGCTGCTACCGCCTCGCCCGTCACACCTCTTATTCCTCACGACGTTCATGCAGCCCAgaaacttgtcaagactattcttgatcaaggctaCCTCGCACCATTCCGCCAGTCTATTCGCCCCGTTCACTGGGACTACTCCTCAGCATTGCATCTGTACCCACTACCCACAGCCATGGTCTTGCTCGACACAACAGCCCCGCCGTTTTGCGTCACATACGAGGGGTGTCATGTAATGAACCCAGGCAGTGTGCTCGTAGCAGGACGCAAGGGAATCGCTCGATGGGTCGAGTATGATGTCGGTCGCTTGGGCAGGTTAAGGGAATGTACAGTTTAG